Proteins encoded by one window of Pseudonocardia sp. HH130629-09:
- a CDS encoding DUF4073 domain-containing protein: protein MTRPSPRIRLVAAAVLALSLAVAPAALAAPPPQAGPRAVLDVVSDVQGDLPDLAHTLADLDDLGRDADGTGPADALVVNGDLVPSGTVAEYEAFTAALAAGPPRARTLAAIGNHEYYTGEPDAVLTERFLRYTGMPAPYHRSDVRGVPVLFLGSVAAPGDDAYAVLGDEQLDWFDRELDRASARPGPVLVFSHHPLLDTVSGTRGAAGADNYCCQYPRPEHDRLLQIMGDHPDVVFLTGHTHYDLGLDDWAVRRTVPGGHPEGFTAVNTGSLQTQWSTAPDGSEVAAPTRAMNQGLRLVVDGGRTVVEAHDFAADTVVNRIEITTGG, encoded by the coding sequence GTGACCCGCCCGTCCCCCCGCATCCGCCTCGTCGCCGCAGCGGTGCTCGCCCTGTCCCTCGCCGTCGCCCCGGCCGCCCTCGCCGCTCCCCCGCCGCAGGCCGGGCCGCGGGCCGTGCTCGACGTGGTCAGCGACGTGCAGGGTGATCTGCCCGACCTCGCACACACCCTCGCGGATCTGGACGACCTCGGCCGCGACGCCGACGGCACCGGGCCCGCCGACGCGCTCGTCGTCAACGGCGACCTGGTCCCCTCCGGCACGGTCGCCGAGTACGAGGCGTTCACCGCCGCACTGGCCGCCGGTCCGCCGCGGGCCCGGACGCTTGCCGCGATCGGCAACCACGAGTACTACACCGGCGAGCCGGACGCCGTGCTCACCGAGCGGTTCCTGCGCTACACCGGGATGCCGGCGCCCTACCACCGCAGCGACGTCCGCGGGGTGCCGGTGCTGTTCCTCGGCAGCGTGGCGGCGCCGGGCGACGACGCCTACGCCGTCCTCGGCGACGAGCAGCTGGACTGGTTCGACCGCGAGCTCGACCGCGCCTCGGCCCGGCCGGGTCCGGTGCTCGTGTTCTCCCACCACCCGCTGCTCGACACCGTGTCGGGGACCCGGGGTGCCGCGGGCGCGGACAACTACTGCTGCCAGTACCCGCGACCCGAGCACGACCGGCTGCTGCAGATCATGGGCGACCATCCCGACGTCGTGTTCCTGACCGGGCACACCCACTACGACCTAGGGCTCGACGACTGGGCGGTCCGCCGCACCGTCCCGGGCGGCCACCCCGAGGGGTTCACCGCCGTCAACACCGGCTCGCTGCAGACGCAGTGGTCGACCGCGCCGGACGGCAGCGAGGTGGCCGCCCCGACCAGGGCGATGAACCAGGGGCTGCGGCTGGTCGTCGACGGCGGGCGGACCGTGGTCGAGGCGCACGACTTCGCCGCGGACACCGTGGTGAACCGGATCGAGATCACCACGGGCGGCTGA
- a CDS encoding acetolactate synthase large subunit, protein MRGAEALVGSLTAAGVDVCFMNPGTSEMHFVQALDAVPEMRGVLALFEGVATGAADAYARIAGKPAAVLLHLGPGLGNGLANLHNARRAGIPLLCVVGGHATDHVRFDAPLQSDITAVARTVSGWVHTSGDVRDVAADAMRALATTGERGGQVATLVLPADVSWSEGASLAPPLPVTGPVPPDPSRVAAAADAVRAPGATLLLGGPALSAAGVDAAGRIAAATGTRLLVETFPRRWETGAGRTRVDKLAYFAEQAVAQLDGTSSLVLAGARSPVSFFGYPGVPGDLVPEGAAVVGLADATTDATAALEALADVVAGDAAAVLAPHEAPEPAPGPLDVRGLCAAVAATLPQDAIVVDEALTATASLAMSLQTAPRHTQLALTGGAIGMGLPAAVGAAVAAPDRPVVAVQADGSALYTLQALWTMARERLDVTVVLINNAAYSILRVELARTGAGEAAHSGRAGRMLDLSDPTPDFTALATGLGVPAERVTTTEGLLDALRRAQAEPGPHLVEAIVPALG, encoded by the coding sequence GTGAGGGGCGCCGAGGCGCTGGTCGGGTCGCTCACCGCGGCCGGTGTCGACGTGTGCTTCATGAACCCGGGCACCTCGGAGATGCACTTCGTGCAGGCGCTCGACGCGGTGCCGGAGATGCGTGGCGTGCTGGCTCTGTTCGAGGGCGTCGCGACCGGCGCCGCCGACGCCTACGCACGCATCGCCGGGAAGCCCGCGGCGGTGCTGCTGCACCTGGGGCCGGGGCTGGGCAACGGGTTGGCGAACCTGCACAACGCGCGCCGGGCCGGGATCCCGCTGCTGTGCGTCGTCGGCGGGCACGCGACCGACCACGTCCGGTTCGACGCGCCGCTGCAGTCCGACATCACCGCGGTCGCACGGACCGTGTCCGGGTGGGTGCACACCAGCGGCGACGTCCGCGACGTCGCCGCCGACGCCATGCGTGCCCTCGCCACGACCGGCGAGCGCGGCGGGCAGGTCGCGACGCTGGTGCTGCCCGCCGACGTGTCCTGGTCCGAGGGCGCGTCGCTCGCCCCGCCGCTGCCGGTCACCGGGCCGGTCCCGCCGGACCCCTCACGGGTCGCCGCGGCCGCCGACGCCGTCCGCGCGCCCGGCGCGACGCTGCTGCTGGGCGGGCCCGCACTCAGCGCGGCGGGCGTCGACGCCGCCGGGCGGATCGCCGCGGCGACCGGGACACGGCTGCTGGTGGAGACCTTCCCCCGGCGCTGGGAGACCGGCGCCGGCCGGACCCGCGTCGACAAGCTGGCCTACTTCGCCGAGCAGGCGGTCGCGCAGCTGGACGGTACGTCGTCGCTGGTGCTGGCCGGGGCGCGGTCGCCGGTGTCGTTCTTCGGCTACCCGGGCGTGCCCGGGGACCTGGTGCCCGAGGGTGCCGCCGTGGTGGGGCTGGCCGACGCGACGACCGACGCGACGGCCGCGCTGGAGGCCCTCGCCGACGTCGTCGCCGGGGACGCGGCCGCCGTGCTCGCCCCGCACGAGGCGCCGGAGCCCGCGCCGGGTCCGCTCGACGTGCGGGGGCTGTGTGCCGCCGTCGCCGCGACGCTGCCGCAGGACGCGATCGTGGTCGACGAGGCGCTGACGGCGACGGCGTCGCTGGCGATGTCGTTGCAGACCGCGCCGCGGCACACCCAGCTCGCGCTGACCGGCGGCGCGATCGGGATGGGGCTGCCCGCCGCGGTGGGCGCCGCCGTCGCCGCCCCGGACCGTCCGGTGGTGGCCGTGCAGGCCGACGGCAGCGCGCTCTACACGCTGCAGGCACTGTGGACGATGGCCCGCGAGCGGCTCGACGTCACCGTCGTCCTGATCAACAACGCGGCCTACTCAATCCTGCGGGTCGAGCTCGCGCGCACCGGTGCCGGGGAGGCGGCCCACTCGGGGCGGGCGGGGCGGATGCTCGACCTCTCCGACCCGACGCCGGACTTCACCGCGCTGGCGACCGGGCTCGGGGTGCCCGCCGAGCGGGTCACCACCACCGAGGGCCTGCTCGACGCGCTGCGGCGGGCGCAGGCAGAGCCGGGCCCGCACCTGGTCGAGGCGATCGTCCCGGCGCTGGGCTGA
- the speB gene encoding agmatinase, with product MTVGPVDASVVPRFAGPTTFARLPRLDEVEHADVAVLGLPFDAGVSYRPGARFGPAHVRAASKLLRPYHPPLGVSPFAAQQVADAGDLGINPFSIDEAIATVEQAADRLRAGGTTLLALGGDHTVALPLLRSVARTHGPVGVVHFDAHLDTWDTYFGADITHGTPFRNAAQEGLLDPRRCVHVGIRGPLYSEQDLADDEVLGFQVIGTDDVQTDGVAAVVERMRRRLGTGPVYVSVDIDVLDPAHAPGTGTPEAGGLTSRELLHCLRGLVGVDVVGADVVEVSPAYDHAEITGIAAAHVAYELVSVLAANRKG from the coding sequence GTGACCGTCGGCCCGGTCGACGCCAGCGTCGTCCCCCGTTTCGCCGGACCCACCACGTTCGCCCGGCTCCCCCGCCTCGACGAGGTGGAGCACGCCGACGTCGCGGTCCTGGGGCTCCCGTTCGACGCCGGGGTGTCCTACCGGCCCGGCGCCCGGTTCGGCCCGGCGCACGTGCGGGCGGCGTCGAAGCTGCTGCGGCCCTACCACCCGCCGCTGGGCGTCTCCCCGTTCGCCGCCCAGCAGGTGGCCGACGCCGGTGACCTCGGCATCAACCCGTTCTCGATCGACGAGGCGATCGCCACCGTCGAACAGGCCGCGGACCGGCTGCGCGCCGGTGGCACCACGCTGCTCGCGCTCGGCGGGGACCACACCGTGGCGCTGCCGCTGCTGCGGTCGGTGGCCCGCACCCACGGGCCGGTCGGCGTCGTGCACTTCGACGCCCACCTCGACACCTGGGACACCTACTTCGGGGCCGACATCACCCACGGCACCCCGTTCCGCAACGCCGCGCAGGAGGGGTTGCTCGACCCGCGGCGCTGCGTGCACGTCGGCATCCGCGGCCCGCTCTACAGCGAGCAGGACCTCGCCGACGACGAGGTCCTCGGCTTCCAGGTGATCGGCACCGACGACGTCCAGACCGACGGGGTGGCCGCCGTCGTCGAGCGGATGCGGCGCCGGCTGGGCACCGGACCGGTGTACGTGTCGGTCGACATCGACGTGCTCGACCCCGCGCACGCCCCCGGCACCGGCACCCCGGAGGCCGGCGGGCTGACCAGCCGTGAGCTGCTGCACTGCCTGCGCGGGCTGGTGGGGGTCGACGTCGTCGGCGCCGACGTCGTCGAGGTCTCCCCCGCCTACGACCACGCGGAGATCACCGGGATCGCCGCCGCCCACGTCGCCTACGAGCTGGTGTCCGTGCTCGCCGCCAACCGGAAGGGCTGA
- a CDS encoding PucR family transcriptional regulator produces MASIPSSGVTLATLLADPALRLGRAAVDDADLDVVVAAAAVSELTEPGSWLEGGELVLTVGFLLPSDVEGLTAYARHLRAHGVVALGLGLGADLPHRRVPAELVTAARRAGLPLLGVPDGVPFVAVTRAVFAHRDAAERARLQWALRTQRALTAAAVVPGGPAAVLAVHAQATGRTAVVVDLLGRVLAAAPPDGADALAAGLAGTVAAVRAQGLLGAAVETGGGRRREVHPLGSHRIRALLLVDGPAAGPHSNQVTGDLVSLLSLDLERRAGLDAAVRRGRARLLASLERGVVDDAVAGRRLAAAGLSEQPLRAAVVAAPRPDELAADLAAVLPDALVRVVRDGPGTEPADPAGRVELAVPAPVDLDTVLTTLAAGRPAGIGIAVRPGALAVSLRQARSALPVARLTGRTAHAEDVASSRMLLALLDHDRLGGFADAVLGPFDADPRGAQLLRAVAAFVERNGHWEATAAALGVHRHTVRNRIAAAERLSGRRLSSAQDRHELWLALQARDLGRAGDDTPPAGGAGVDRF; encoded by the coding sequence GTGGCGTCCATCCCGTCGTCCGGTGTCACGCTCGCGACCCTGCTCGCCGACCCCGCGCTGCGGCTCGGGCGCGCCGCCGTCGACGACGCCGACCTCGACGTCGTGGTCGCGGCGGCCGCGGTGTCGGAGCTGACCGAGCCCGGCTCGTGGCTGGAGGGCGGGGAGCTGGTGCTCACCGTGGGGTTCCTGCTGCCGTCGGACGTCGAGGGGCTCACCGCCTACGCCCGGCACCTGCGCGCGCACGGCGTCGTCGCGCTCGGGCTCGGGCTGGGTGCGGACCTGCCGCACCGCCGGGTCCCGGCCGAGCTGGTCACCGCCGCCCGCCGGGCCGGGCTGCCGCTGCTGGGGGTCCCGGACGGGGTGCCGTTCGTCGCGGTGACCCGGGCCGTGTTCGCCCACCGCGACGCCGCCGAGCGGGCCCGGCTGCAGTGGGCGCTGCGCACCCAGCGGGCGCTCACCGCGGCCGCCGTCGTCCCGGGTGGACCGGCGGCAGTGCTCGCGGTGCACGCGCAGGCCACCGGGCGCACCGCGGTGGTCGTCGACCTGCTCGGACGGGTGCTGGCCGCCGCCCCGCCGGACGGCGCCGACGCCCTGGCCGCCGGCCTGGCGGGCACCGTCGCCGCCGTGCGTGCCCAGGGGCTGCTGGGTGCGGCGGTCGAGACCGGCGGCGGGCGCCGCCGCGAGGTGCACCCGCTGGGCTCGCACCGGATCCGGGCGCTGCTGCTGGTGGACGGGCCCGCCGCGGGACCGCACTCCAACCAGGTCACCGGGGACCTGGTGTCGCTGCTGTCGCTGGACCTGGAACGCCGTGCCGGTCTCGACGCCGCGGTGCGCCGTGGCCGGGCCCGGTTGCTCGCGTCCCTGGAACGCGGCGTGGTCGACGACGCCGTCGCCGGACGCAGGCTGGCCGCCGCCGGTCTGTCAGAACAGCCGCTGCGGGCCGCGGTCGTCGCCGCGCCGCGCCCGGACGAGCTGGCCGCCGACCTCGCCGCCGTGCTGCCCGACGCCCTGGTCCGGGTGGTGCGCGACGGCCCGGGGACCGAGCCCGCCGACCCCGCGGGCCGGGTCGAGCTGGCCGTGCCCGCGCCGGTCGACCTGGACACCGTGCTCACCACCCTGGCCGCGGGCCGCCCGGCCGGGATCGGGATCGCGGTGCGCCCCGGCGCGCTGGCGGTGTCGCTGCGCCAGGCCCGCTCGGCGCTGCCGGTGGCCCGGCTGACCGGACGGACCGCGCACGCCGAGGACGTGGCGTCGAGCCGGATGCTGCTCGCGCTGCTCGACCACGACCGCCTCGGCGGGTTCGCCGACGCCGTCCTCGGCCCGTTCGACGCCGACCCGCGCGGCGCGCAGCTGCTGCGCGCGGTGGCCGCGTTCGTCGAGCGCAACGGCCACTGGGAGGCCACCGCCGCCGCGCTGGGCGTGCACCGGCACACCGTGCGGAACCGGATCGCCGCGGCCGAGCGGCTCAGCGGTCGCCGGTTGTCCTCGGCCCAGGACCGCCACGAGCTGTGGCTGGCGCTGCAGGCCCGCGACCTCGGCCGGGCCGGTGACGACACCCCGCCCGCGGGCGGGGCGGGCGTCGATCGGTTCTGA
- the cobN gene encoding cobaltochelatase subunit CobN: MILLLSTSDTDLLSARSSGADYRLANPNRVTHDELAEMADAADVVVVRVLGGYRYFEEGLDLLRARATPLVCLGGEMAPDAEMMELSSVPAGVAAQAHTYLAQGGTENLAQLHAFLSDTVLLTGEGFAPPVELPEWGELSLPATDVDGPTVAVLFYRAQFLAGNTRYIEALCEQIAAKGARALPIWCASLRQAPAALLERLREADAMVVTVLAAGGTKPAGAQAGGEDEEWDVTELAALDVPILQGLCLTSSRATWEANDDGMSPLDVATQVAVPEFDGRLITVPFSFKETDADGLSVYVPDDERAARVAGIAVKHATLRRVPNADKKIVLMLSAYPTKHARIGNAVGLDTPASTVALLRTMAAAGYAVATEGEAAFPGVEAGDGDALMHALIEAGGQDPDWLTEDKLAGNPVRISAATYRSWFDTLPEDFRDGVVEHWGEAPGEHYLDRSQNPDGDIVVAALRRGNVVLIVQPPRGFGENPVAIYHDPDLPPSHHYLGAYRWLAAPESEGGFGAHAIVHIGKHGNLEWLPGKTLGMSASCGTDAVLGDLPLVYPFLVNDPGEGTQAKRRAHATLVDHLIPPMARAESYGDIARLEQLLDEHANISALDPAKLPAIRQQIWTLMTAAQMHQDLGLEQRPDEDVFDDMLMHVDGWLCEIKDVQIRDGLHVLAQAPAGEQRVDLVLAVLRARQMWGGEQSVPGLRQALGLVEDGSETNARTDAVEQVARALVAAMESRGWDPAGVDAVVDEHLTPAPAGSEVLPAVDADGVRAVLRFAADEVVPRLDATAHELDRVLHALDGGFIPAGPSGSPLRGLVNVLPTGRNFYSVDPKAVPSKLAWETGQAMAESLVERYRADHGEYPRSVGLSVWGTSAMRTSGDDVAEVFALLGVRPVWDDASRRVRSLEVIDLDELGRPRVDVTVRISGFFRDAFPHVLALLDDAVKLVAELHETPEQNYVRAHVEADRERTGDDRRARTRIFGSKPGTYGAGLLQLVDSRDWRGDADLAEVYSTWGGYAYGRGLDGVPARDDMENAYRRIAVAAKNIDTREHDIADSDDYYQYHGGMVATVRALTGTAPAAYVGDSTRPEAVRTRSLHEETARVFRARVVNPRWIAAMRRHGYKGAFEMAATVDYLFGWDATTGVIADWQYETLTAEYVLDPDNRKFLSESNPWALHGMAERLLEAVDRGLWESPEQATLDALRQAYLESEGDIEGD, from the coding sequence GTGATCCTCCTGCTGTCCACCTCGGACACCGACCTGCTCTCGGCCCGGTCCTCGGGCGCGGACTACCGCCTCGCCAACCCGAACCGGGTCACCCACGACGAGCTGGCCGAGATGGCCGACGCCGCTGACGTCGTCGTCGTCCGCGTCCTCGGCGGGTACCGCTACTTCGAGGAGGGACTGGACCTGCTGCGGGCCCGCGCGACGCCGCTGGTCTGCCTGGGCGGGGAGATGGCCCCGGACGCGGAGATGATGGAGCTGTCCTCGGTGCCCGCGGGCGTCGCGGCCCAGGCGCACACCTACCTGGCACAGGGCGGCACCGAGAACCTGGCGCAGCTGCACGCGTTCCTGTCCGACACGGTGCTGCTCACCGGTGAGGGCTTCGCGCCGCCGGTGGAGCTGCCAGAGTGGGGCGAGCTGTCCCTCCCGGCCACCGACGTCGACGGGCCGACGGTCGCGGTGCTGTTCTACCGCGCCCAGTTCCTCGCCGGGAACACCCGCTACATCGAGGCGCTCTGCGAGCAGATCGCGGCGAAGGGTGCCCGCGCGCTGCCGATCTGGTGTGCGTCGCTGCGTCAGGCCCCGGCCGCGCTGCTGGAGCGGCTGCGCGAGGCCGACGCCATGGTCGTCACCGTGCTCGCCGCGGGCGGCACCAAGCCCGCGGGCGCCCAGGCCGGTGGCGAGGACGAGGAGTGGGACGTCACCGAGCTGGCCGCGCTCGACGTCCCGATCCTGCAGGGCCTGTGCCTGACCAGCTCCCGGGCCACCTGGGAGGCCAACGACGACGGGATGTCCCCGCTCGACGTCGCCACCCAGGTCGCGGTGCCTGAGTTCGACGGCCGACTGATCACCGTCCCGTTCTCGTTCAAGGAGACCGACGCCGACGGCCTCTCGGTCTACGTCCCCGACGACGAGCGGGCCGCCCGGGTCGCCGGGATCGCGGTGAAGCACGCGACGCTGCGCCGGGTCCCGAACGCGGACAAGAAGATCGTGCTGATGCTGTCGGCGTACCCGACCAAGCACGCGCGGATCGGTAACGCGGTCGGGCTGGACACCCCGGCGTCGACGGTGGCGCTGCTGCGCACGATGGCCGCGGCGGGCTACGCGGTCGCCACCGAGGGCGAGGCGGCGTTCCCGGGCGTCGAGGCCGGCGACGGCGACGCGCTCATGCACGCCCTGATCGAGGCCGGCGGGCAGGACCCGGACTGGCTCACCGAGGACAAGCTGGCCGGCAACCCGGTCCGCATCTCCGCCGCGACCTATCGCAGCTGGTTCGACACGCTGCCCGAGGACTTCCGCGACGGCGTCGTCGAGCACTGGGGCGAGGCGCCGGGCGAGCACTACCTCGACCGCTCGCAGAACCCGGACGGCGACATCGTCGTCGCGGCGCTGCGCCGCGGGAACGTCGTGCTGATCGTGCAGCCGCCGCGCGGTTTCGGGGAGAACCCGGTCGCGATCTACCACGACCCGGACCTGCCGCCGTCGCACCACTACCTGGGCGCCTACCGCTGGCTGGCCGCGCCGGAGTCCGAGGGCGGGTTCGGTGCGCACGCGATCGTGCACATCGGCAAGCACGGCAACCTGGAGTGGCTGCCCGGCAAGACACTGGGGATGTCGGCCTCCTGCGGCACCGACGCCGTCCTCGGCGACCTGCCGCTGGTCTACCCCTTCCTGGTGAACGACCCCGGCGAGGGCACGCAGGCCAAGCGCCGGGCGCACGCCACCCTGGTCGACCACCTCATCCCGCCGATGGCGCGCGCCGAGTCCTACGGCGACATCGCCCGCCTGGAGCAGCTGCTCGACGAGCACGCCAACATCTCCGCGCTGGACCCGGCGAAGCTGCCCGCGATCCGCCAGCAGATCTGGACGCTGATGACCGCGGCCCAGATGCACCAGGACCTCGGGCTGGAACAGCGTCCCGACGAGGACGTCTTCGACGACATGCTCATGCACGTCGACGGCTGGCTCTGCGAGATCAAGGACGTGCAGATCCGCGACGGCCTGCACGTGCTCGCCCAGGCCCCGGCCGGCGAGCAGCGCGTCGACCTGGTGCTGGCGGTGCTCCGCGCCCGGCAGATGTGGGGCGGCGAACAGTCCGTCCCCGGCCTGCGTCAGGCGCTCGGGTTGGTCGAGGACGGCTCGGAGACCAACGCCCGCACCGACGCCGTCGAGCAGGTGGCCCGCGCCCTCGTCGCGGCGATGGAGTCCCGCGGCTGGGACCCGGCCGGAGTCGACGCCGTCGTCGACGAGCACCTGACCCCCGCCCCGGCCGGCTCCGAGGTGCTCCCCGCCGTGGACGCCGACGGGGTGCGTGCGGTGCTGCGCTTCGCCGCCGACGAGGTCGTGCCGCGGCTCGACGCCACCGCGCACGAGCTCGACCGGGTGCTGCACGCCCTCGACGGCGGCTTCATCCCGGCCGGCCCGTCCGGCTCCCCGTTGCGCGGGCTGGTCAACGTGCTCCCGACCGGGCGGAACTTCTACTCGGTCGACCCGAAGGCCGTCCCGTCGAAGCTGGCCTGGGAGACCGGGCAGGCGATGGCCGAGTCGCTGGTCGAGCGCTACCGGGCCGACCACGGCGAGTACCCGCGCAGCGTCGGCCTGTCGGTGTGGGGGACCAGCGCGATGCGGACCTCCGGCGACGACGTCGCCGAGGTGTTCGCCCTGCTCGGCGTCCGCCCGGTGTGGGACGACGCGAGCCGCCGCGTCCGCAGCCTGGAGGTGATCGACCTCGACGAGCTCGGCCGCCCGCGCGTCGACGTCACGGTCCGCATCTCCGGGTTCTTCCGCGACGCGTTCCCGCACGTGCTGGCCCTGCTCGACGACGCGGTGAAGCTGGTCGCCGAGCTGCACGAGACCCCGGAGCAGAACTACGTCCGCGCCCACGTCGAGGCCGACCGCGAGCGCACCGGCGACGACCGCCGCGCCCGCACCCGGATCTTCGGCTCCAAGCCGGGCACCTACGGCGCCGGGCTGCTCCAGCTCGTCGACTCCCGCGACTGGCGCGGCGACGCCGACCTCGCCGAGGTCTACTCCACCTGGGGCGGCTACGCCTACGGCCGCGGCCTCGACGGCGTCCCGGCCCGGGACGACATGGAGAACGCCTATCGGCGGATCGCGGTGGCGGCCAAGAACATCGACACCCGCGAGCACGACATCGCCGACTCCGACGACTACTACCAGTACCACGGCGGCATGGTCGCCACGGTGCGCGCGCTGACCGGCACCGCGCCGGCCGCCTACGTCGGGGACTCGACCCGTCCGGAGGCGGTGCGCACCCGCAGCCTGCACGAGGAGACCGCCCGGGTCTTCCGTGCCCGCGTGGTGAACCCGCGCTGGATCGCCGCGATGCGCCGGCACGGCTACAAGGGCGCGTTCGAGATGGCCGCGACCGTCGACTACCTGTTCGGCTGGGACGCCACCACCGGTGTGATCGCGGACTGGCAGTACGAGACGCTGACCGCCGAGTACGTGCTGGACCCGGACAACCGCAAGTTCCTGTCCGAGTCCAACCCGTGGGCGCTGCACGGCATGGCCGAACGACTGCTGGAGGCCGTCGACCGCGGGCTCTGGGAGAGCCCGGAGCAGGCGACGCTGGACGCGCTGCGCCAGGCCTACCTGGAGTCCGAGGGCGACATCGAGGGGGACTGA
- a CDS encoding sodium:solute symporter → MDVAVVVLYLAAMIAFGFWGRRRTTDRTDFLVAGRRLGPWLYSGTMAAVVLGGASTIGGVGLGYQYGLSGMWLVVAIGSGILVLSLAFSGRIQRLGVFTVGQMLELRYGTGLGAPSGIVMWAYTLMLAVTSTIAYATIFGVLLDLPRVPSILIGGAVVVVYSTLGGMWSVTLTDFVQFLVKTVGIFLVLLPVALWRAGGWDGLVAAVPADALSLTSIGGGTILTYFVTYGFGLLIGQDIWQRVFTARSPGVARWAGFGAGLYCLAYGVVGALIGTAAQVVVPGLDSRDDAFAAIVEAAMPPVLAGLVLAAALSAVMSTSSGALLATATVFDQDLLGALRRRRGAAARDTGTEDPAHDELSGNRWAVAAFGVVMVGIACLLRDVVAALTMAYGILVGGLLVPVLGGLLWRRATRAGALAAMGTGTVVTLATMLALGDLYANEPVFAGLGTGLVAFVVVSLATRPVEADVRAGWDERVGAAAGRD, encoded by the coding sequence ATGGACGTCGCCGTCGTCGTGCTCTACCTCGCCGCCATGATCGCCTTCGGGTTCTGGGGGCGCCGCCGCACCACCGACCGCACCGACTTCCTCGTGGCCGGGCGCCGGCTCGGGCCGTGGCTCTACTCCGGGACGATGGCCGCGGTCGTCCTCGGCGGCGCCTCCACGATCGGCGGGGTCGGGCTCGGCTACCAGTACGGGCTGTCCGGGATGTGGCTGGTCGTCGCGATCGGCTCCGGGATCCTGGTGCTGTCGCTGGCGTTCTCCGGGCGCATCCAGCGGCTCGGGGTGTTCACCGTCGGGCAGATGCTGGAGCTGCGCTACGGCACCGGGCTCGGCGCCCCGTCCGGGATCGTCATGTGGGCCTACACGCTGATGCTGGCCGTCACCTCGACGATCGCCTACGCGACGATCTTCGGGGTGCTGCTGGACCTGCCGCGGGTGCCGTCGATCCTGATCGGCGGTGCGGTCGTGGTCGTGTACTCCACGCTGGGCGGCATGTGGTCGGTGACGCTCACCGACTTCGTCCAGTTCCTGGTCAAGACCGTCGGGATCTTCCTGGTGCTGCTGCCGGTCGCGCTGTGGCGGGCGGGCGGCTGGGACGGGCTGGTCGCCGCGGTCCCCGCCGACGCGCTGTCGCTCACCTCGATCGGCGGCGGCACGATCCTCACCTACTTCGTGACCTACGGCTTCGGGCTGCTGATCGGCCAGGACATCTGGCAGCGGGTGTTCACCGCCCGCTCCCCCGGGGTGGCGCGCTGGGCCGGGTTCGGCGCCGGGCTGTACTGCCTGGCCTACGGCGTGGTCGGCGCGCTGATCGGCACCGCCGCGCAGGTCGTCGTGCCCGGTCTGGACTCGCGCGACGACGCGTTCGCCGCGATCGTCGAGGCCGCGATGCCGCCGGTGTTGGCCGGGCTGGTGCTCGCCGCCGCGCTCTCGGCGGTCATGTCGACCTCCAGCGGCGCGCTGCTGGCGACGGCGACGGTGTTCGACCAGGACCTGCTCGGCGCGCTGCGCCGCCGGCGGGGCGCGGCCGCGAGGGACACGGGGACCGAGGACCCGGCGCACGACGAGCTGTCCGGGAACCGCTGGGCGGTGGCCGCGTTCGGCGTGGTCATGGTCGGGATCGCCTGTCTGCTGCGCGACGTCGTCGCCGCGCTCACCATGGCCTACGGGATCCTGGTCGGCGGGCTGCTGGTGCCGGTGCTGGGCGGGCTGCTGTGGCGGCGCGCCACCCGGGCCGGGGCGCTCGCCGCGATGGGCACCGGGACGGTGGTCACGCTCGCGACGATGCTCGCGCTGGGCGACCTCTACGCCAACGAGCCGGTGTTCGCCGGGCTCGGGACGGGCCTGGTCGCCTTCGTCGTGGTGTCGCTCGCGACCCGCCCGGTCGAGGCCGACGTGCGGGCCGGGTGGGACGAGCGAGTGGGCGCCGCCGCGGGACGGGACTGA